A genomic window from Xyrauchen texanus isolate HMW12.3.18 chromosome 31, RBS_HiC_50CHRs, whole genome shotgun sequence includes:
- the LOC127624883 gene encoding sodium-dependent phosphate transport protein 2A-like produces the protein MNNGSHLFVDNQLSDLAVELIMLASSLLELCSCLRLLIKILNSLLQGQVAKAIQKIICIGIGVIRIECANPLTQGSNIGTTTTALLTVLASPGDKLAAAFQLT, from the exons ATGAACAATG GCTCTCATCTATTTGTTGATAACCAATTGTCTGATCTGGCTGTGGAGTTGATTATGCTGGCTTCCTCGCTGCTGGAGCTCTGTTCCTGTCTCCGGCTGCTGATTAAGATACTGAACTCCCTTCTTCAGGGCCAAGTGGCCAAAGCCATTCAGAAAATAATTTGCATAG GTATTGGAGTGATACGTATTGAGTGTGCCAACCCTCTGACACAGGGCTCCAATATTGGGACGACTACTACAGCCCTCTTAACCGTATTAGCTAGCCCAGGAGACAAGTTAGCTGCTGCCTTTCAGTTAActtaa